The following are encoded in a window of Salmo trutta chromosome 27, fSalTru1.1, whole genome shotgun sequence genomic DNA:
- the LOC115165186 gene encoding LIM/homeobox protein Lhx6-like isoform X1 encodes MYWNNVLEQCTGTMYWNNEVPSPLPEENKVLLDNVFVKQSHSDGESHADVKEEAPLLPSPPVTPSMCSHPTLASPTPVRSTGKNQCANCGTEIQDRYLLKVNNLNWHVGCLECSVCRVSLRQHNSCYIKNKEIFCKLDYFSKFGTKCGQCGRQVYASDWVRRARGSVYHLACFACYSCKRQLSTGEEFGLVEGRVLCRAHYDTMVENLQRAAENGTGLTLEGAFPSDQDGQPKPAKRARTSFSAEQLQVMQSQFNQDNNPDAQTLQKLSDMTGLSRRVIQVWFQNCRARHKKHPPPHPQSRIAPSLPDNLYSPFSSPDRPHLLALHGYIDSHPFSMLSAHNHLAHPGMALPQLPISR; translated from the exons ATGTACTGGAACAATGTACTGGAACAATGTACTGGAACAATGTACTGGAACAATGAAGTTCCATCTCCACTCCCGGAGGAGAATAAAGTCTTATTGGACAATGTTTTCGTTAAGCAG TCTCATTCGGACGGGGAGTCTCACGCAGATGTAAAAGAAGAGGCTCCTCTCCTGCCCAGTCCTCCGGTAACACCGTCTATGTGCTCGCATCCGACCCTGGCCTCCCCGACGCCAGTTCGGTCCACGGGGAAAAACCAGTGTGCCAACTGCGGCACAGAGATCCAAGACAGATACCTACTGAAA GTGAACAATTTGAATTGGCACGTGGGATGTCTGGAGTGTTCAGTCTGCAGAGTATCATTACGTCAGCACAATAGCTGCTAcatcaaaaacaaagaaatattttGCAAATTGGATTATTTCAG TAAGTTTGGCACCAAGTGTGGCCAGTGCGGGCGCCAGGTGTATGCCAGTGACTGGGTGCGGCGGGCGCGGGGCAGTGTGTACCACCTGGCCTGCTTCGCCTGCTACTCCTGTAAGAGGCAGCTGTCCACAGGGGAGGAGTTTGGTCTGGTGGAGGGCAGGGTGCTGTGTCGAGCCCACTACGACACCATGGTGGAGAACCTCCAGAGAGCGGCTGAGAACG GGACAGGTCTCACTTTGGAGGGAGCCTTCCCCTCTGATCAGGATGGCCAACCCAAACCAGCCAAGAGAGCACGTACTTCCTTCAGCGCTGAGCAGCTACAG GTGATGCAGTCTCAGTTTAACCAAGACAACAACCCTGATGCCCAGACTCTACAGAAGCTGTCAGACATGACAGGACTGAGCAGACGGGTCATACAA GTTTGGTTTCAGAACTGCAGAGCAAGACATAAAAAgcaccctcccccccacccccagtccAGAATCGCCCCCTCACTGCCAGACAACCTCTACTCCCCCTTCAGCAGTCCCGACAGACCACACCTGCTGGCTCTGCATGGATACATAGACA GTCATCCCTTCTCGATGCTGTCCGCCCATAACCACCTCGCACACCCAGGCATGGCCTTACCACAGTTACCCATCAGCCGCTAA
- the LOC115165186 gene encoding LIM/homeobox protein Lhx6-like isoform X2: MSHSDGESHADVKEEAPLLPSPPVTPSMCSHPTLASPTPVRSTGKNQCANCGTEIQDRYLLKVNNLNWHVGCLECSVCRVSLRQHNSCYIKNKEIFCKLDYFSKFGTKCGQCGRQVYASDWVRRARGSVYHLACFACYSCKRQLSTGEEFGLVEGRVLCRAHYDTMVENLQRAAENGTGLTLEGAFPSDQDGQPKPAKRARTSFSAEQLQVMQSQFNQDNNPDAQTLQKLSDMTGLSRRVIQVWFQNCRARHKKHPPPHPQSRIAPSLPDNLYSPFSSPDRPHLLALHGYIDSHPFSMLSAHNHLAHPGMALPQLPISR; the protein is encoded by the exons ATG TCTCATTCGGACGGGGAGTCTCACGCAGATGTAAAAGAAGAGGCTCCTCTCCTGCCCAGTCCTCCGGTAACACCGTCTATGTGCTCGCATCCGACCCTGGCCTCCCCGACGCCAGTTCGGTCCACGGGGAAAAACCAGTGTGCCAACTGCGGCACAGAGATCCAAGACAGATACCTACTGAAA GTGAACAATTTGAATTGGCACGTGGGATGTCTGGAGTGTTCAGTCTGCAGAGTATCATTACGTCAGCACAATAGCTGCTAcatcaaaaacaaagaaatattttGCAAATTGGATTATTTCAG TAAGTTTGGCACCAAGTGTGGCCAGTGCGGGCGCCAGGTGTATGCCAGTGACTGGGTGCGGCGGGCGCGGGGCAGTGTGTACCACCTGGCCTGCTTCGCCTGCTACTCCTGTAAGAGGCAGCTGTCCACAGGGGAGGAGTTTGGTCTGGTGGAGGGCAGGGTGCTGTGTCGAGCCCACTACGACACCATGGTGGAGAACCTCCAGAGAGCGGCTGAGAACG GGACAGGTCTCACTTTGGAGGGAGCCTTCCCCTCTGATCAGGATGGCCAACCCAAACCAGCCAAGAGAGCACGTACTTCCTTCAGCGCTGAGCAGCTACAG GTGATGCAGTCTCAGTTTAACCAAGACAACAACCCTGATGCCCAGACTCTACAGAAGCTGTCAGACATGACAGGACTGAGCAGACGGGTCATACAA GTTTGGTTTCAGAACTGCAGAGCAAGACATAAAAAgcaccctcccccccacccccagtccAGAATCGCCCCCTCACTGCCAGACAACCTCTACTCCCCCTTCAGCAGTCCCGACAGACCACACCTGCTGGCTCTGCATGGATACATAGACA GTCATCCCTTCTCGATGCTGTCCGCCCATAACCACCTCGCACACCCAGGCATGGCCTTACCACAGTTACCCATCAGCCGCTAA